One Flagellimonas sp. CMM7 genomic region harbors:
- a CDS encoding (Fe-S)-binding protein — translation MEYLPNILFAIVLIIGIGFFFKNVKKLSRNIKLGKDVDVSDNKSQRWKNMARIALGQTKMVVRPIAGLMHIIVYVGFVIINIEVLEIIIDGVLGTHRIFAPLGALYDFLIGSFEVLALLVIVAVIVFWIRRNIIKLKRFIKPEMDGWPKKDGNMILYIELVLMLLFLTMNAADFQLQQLDAAHYTKAGAFPVSQLIAPLFDGMSISNLILVERTAWWLHIIGILSFLNYLYYSKHLHILLAFPNTYYGKLTPQGKFNNVEAVTNEVKLMMDPSADPFAAPTEDAPDPEKFGASDVMDLNWVQLLNAYTCTECGRCTSECPANQTGKKLSPRKIMMDTRDRLEEVGKNMDANKGEFVEDGKQLLGDYISHEELWACTTCNACVEACPVSIDPLSIIIEMRRFLVMEQSAAPMELNNMMSNIENNGAPWPYNQMDRLNWVNE, via the coding sequence ATGGAGTACTTGCCCAATATACTTTTTGCCATTGTCCTCATTATCGGAATAGGGTTTTTTTTTAAAAATGTCAAAAAATTATCCAGGAACATCAAACTTGGAAAAGATGTTGATGTAAGTGACAACAAATCGCAAAGGTGGAAGAATATGGCGCGGATTGCGTTAGGACAAACCAAGATGGTTGTTCGTCCTATTGCGGGGTTGATGCATATTATAGTTTATGTAGGCTTTGTAATCATTAACATTGAAGTTTTAGAAATTATCATAGATGGGGTATTGGGAACCCATAGAATATTTGCTCCTTTGGGAGCATTGTACGATTTCTTGATAGGTTCTTTTGAGGTATTGGCCCTCTTGGTCATTGTTGCCGTTATTGTGTTCTGGATTAGAAGAAATATCATCAAACTAAAGCGATTTATAAAACCAGAAATGGATGGCTGGCCCAAGAAGGATGGCAACATGATTCTATATATTGAATTGGTCCTGATGCTTTTGTTTTTAACAATGAATGCTGCCGATTTTCAATTACAGCAATTAGATGCCGCTCATTATACAAAAGCAGGAGCCTTTCCTGTGAGTCAACTGATAGCACCATTATTTGATGGCATGTCAATTTCTAATTTGATACTAGTTGAGCGTACGGCTTGGTGGTTGCATATTATTGGAATATTATCTTTTCTGAACTATCTGTATTATTCCAAACACTTACATATTTTACTTGCCTTTCCAAATACATACTATGGAAAGCTAACACCGCAAGGTAAGTTTAACAATGTAGAAGCGGTCACCAATGAGGTAAAACTGATGATGGACCCTTCAGCGGACCCATTTGCAGCCCCTACTGAAGATGCTCCAGACCCTGAAAAATTTGGAGCTTCAGATGTTATGGATTTAAACTGGGTGCAATTACTCAATGCCTATACTTGTACGGAGTGCGGCAGATGTACTTCAGAATGTCCTGCTAACCAGACAGGAAAAAAGCTTTCTCCAAGAAAAATAATGATGGACACTCGTGACCGACTGGAAGAAGTTGGTAAGAATATGGATGCCAATAAGGGGGAATTTGTAGAAGACGGAAAACAATTGTTGGGAGATTATATTAGTCATGAGGAATTATGGGCATGTACTACCTGCAATGCATGTGTTGAAGCCTGCCCTGTTAGCATAGACCCCTTATCCATTATTATAGAGATGCGAAGGTTTTTAGTAATGGAACAGTCGGCAGCCCCCATGGAACTTAACAATATGATGTCCAATATTGAAAACAATGGTGCACCATGGCCATATAATCAAATGGATCGTTTAAACTGGGTAAACGAATAA
- a CDS encoding MlaD family protein — MKLSREIKTGIIVLAGILALIFGLSYLKSSSFFENNKTFYAVYDHVGGLQQGTQVSINGLVVGNVTSIKFSDNKFRSVVTFSINEGYDFSKNSQAEIYDTGIIGGKGIQIHPVFDDSPMAKSGDTLKSSIKPGLTALVQEKLTPLQMKVEGAVSHADSLLMNVNDVLDDQTRIELRQSIAGLNNLVNSFKGSADKLNVLLENNKEQLDNSLKNVDNITANFSKLSDSLANAGLAETVSSFQTTVEKLNKVLGKIEKGEGSLGKLAQDDKLYENLTSASKELDLLLQDFRLNPKRYVNVSVFGKKQKEYELPENDPAAQNEN, encoded by the coding sequence TTGAAACTATCCAGGGAAATCAAAACTGGGATTATAGTACTAGCGGGAATTTTAGCATTGATTTTCGGGTTAAGTTATCTAAAGTCCTCTTCTTTTTTTGAAAACAACAAAACATTTTATGCAGTATACGACCACGTTGGTGGTTTACAACAAGGAACCCAAGTTTCCATAAACGGTCTTGTTGTAGGTAATGTAACAAGTATAAAGTTCAGTGATAATAAATTTAGATCCGTTGTTACATTCTCGATTAACGAAGGATATGATTTTTCGAAGAATAGTCAAGCTGAGATTTATGATACAGGGATAATAGGAGGAAAAGGGATTCAAATTCATCCAGTTTTTGATGATTCACCTATGGCAAAATCTGGGGATACCCTTAAATCAAGTATTAAACCAGGGCTTACCGCTTTGGTACAGGAGAAATTAACGCCATTACAGATGAAGGTTGAAGGTGCGGTTTCTCATGCCGATTCGTTGCTTATGAATGTCAATGATGTGCTTGATGATCAGACCAGGATAGAATTGAGACAGAGTATTGCTGGTCTTAATAATTTGGTTAATTCTTTTAAAGGAAGTGCGGATAAATTGAATGTTTTACTGGAAAACAATAAAGAACAATTGGATAACTCCTTAAAAAATGTGGATAATATTACCGCTAACTTTTCCAAGCTTTCAGATTCACTGGCGAATGCTGGTTTGGCAGAAACGGTTTCTAGTTTTCAAACAACCGTAGAGAAACTAAATAAGGTACTAGGAAAAATTGAAAAAGGAGAAGGTTCTCTGGGTAAGCTTGCTCAAGATGATAAGTTGTATGAAAACCTTACTTCAGCTTCAAAGGAATTAGATTTATTACTGCAAGATTTTAGGCTTAACCCAAAAAGGTACGTTAATGTTTCAGTTTTTGGAAAGAAGCAAAAAGAATACGAGCTTCCAGAAAATGATCCGGCCGCACAAAACGAGAATTAA
- a CDS encoding N-acetylmuramoyl-L-alanine amidase, whose protein sequence is MNKSQLAFFVLLFILPMASFTKNDTEVQLKDKFIVVLDAGHGGHDPGNLGNGYLEKNIALGIVLKAGEELEKNPNIKVIYTRKDDTFVDLFVRGEIANQANADLFVSVHCDSHGSDAHGAGTFVLGLHVNRQNFEVAKKENSVIYLEDDYEKRYAEYDINSPESVIGLTIMQEEFLDQSIMLGKKLQDYFTKKLKRKDRKVKQAGFIVLHQTFMPSVLVETGFLTNKSEGSYLNSKKGQSEMGKAIAAAVLAYKKDIVSGYDPDDTPIVIEDSSGAVHTTTKKEQSASTETSTVSISKETDTKPVKETSTDSKPAKSGVVFKVQLMASAKNIPLKGENFKGLDKLSKEPFKNLYRYMYGNASSFDDAKLLKAKAATKGYTTAYIVAYKNGNRVSISEALK, encoded by the coding sequence ATGAATAAAAGTCAGCTAGCTTTTTTTGTTCTACTCTTTATACTTCCCATGGCTTCATTTACCAAAAATGATACCGAAGTACAACTAAAAGATAAGTTTATTGTTGTTTTGGATGCTGGCCATGGCGGCCATGATCCTGGCAACTTGGGAAATGGATACCTAGAAAAAAATATTGCATTGGGTATTGTATTGAAAGCAGGCGAAGAATTAGAAAAAAACCCAAATATTAAAGTTATCTATACCAGAAAGGATGATACGTTTGTTGACCTTTTTGTAAGAGGGGAAATTGCCAATCAGGCAAATGCAGATCTTTTTGTATCTGTTCACTGTGATTCTCATGGTTCAGATGCGCATGGAGCAGGAACTTTTGTTCTTGGACTTCATGTGAATAGGCAAAATTTTGAGGTGGCAAAGAAGGAAAACTCAGTAATTTATCTGGAAGATGATTATGAGAAGCGGTATGCGGAATATGACATTAATTCTCCAGAATCTGTAATTGGCCTTACCATTATGCAAGAAGAGTTTTTGGACCAAAGTATTATGCTAGGCAAAAAGCTTCAGGATTATTTCACCAAAAAATTAAAAAGAAAGGATAGAAAAGTAAAACAGGCTGGTTTTATAGTATTGCATCAAACTTTCATGCCAAGTGTTCTTGTTGAAACAGGTTTTTTGACCAATAAAAGTGAAGGAAGTTATTTAAACTCCAAGAAAGGACAAAGTGAAATGGGCAAAGCAATTGCAGCGGCTGTTTTAGCTTACAAAAAAGATATTGTTAGCGGATATGACCCAGATGACACACCTATTGTGATTGAGGATAGCTCTGGAGCTGTCCATACGACAACAAAAAAAGAGCAATCAGCAAGTACTGAAACTTCCACTGTATCAATTTCTAAAGAAACTGATACAAAACCAGTTAAAGAAACGTCAACCGATTCAAAACCGGCTAAGAGCGGTGTAGTTTTTAAGGTACAGCTTATGGCAAGTGCTAAAAATATTCCTCTTAAGGGCGAAAACTTTAAAGGGTTGGATAAGTTATCCAAAGAACCTTTTAAAAACTTGTATCGCTATATGTACGGAAATGCAAGCTCTTTTGATGATGCAAAGCTTCTTAAGGCAAAGGCGGCAACCAAAGGATACACTACGGCTTATATAGTGGCATATAAGAACGGAAATAGAGTGTCAATATCCGAGGCATTAAAATAG